From the Kallotenue papyrolyticum genome, the window CTGGGATCCGCTGGGGCTGCTCAACGATGTGGCCTGGCCCGCCGGCGTCCATCGCCTGAGCCAGCCTCCGACCGACCAGGTGCTGGAGGAGCGGTGGCTGCTGGCGGTGACGGACGCGGCGCCGCAGGCCGCGTGGCTGGAGCGTGGCGCGGTCTTCCATCCACCGACGATCATCGCCGGTGTGGGCTGCCGACGAGGTGCTTCCGCCACCGGCATCGAAACGGCGCTGCGCGCAGCCTGCCGACAGGCGGGCGTGGCCTGGGAGGCCCTGGCCGCGCTGGCGACGGTGACGCTCAAAGCCGACGAGCCAGGGCTGCTGGCGCTGGCCGAACGCTACCGCCTGCCGTTGCAGGTCTTCAGTGCCGAGGAGCTGCGCGCGCGCGCCGCCGATCTGCCGCTCAGTCCATCCGCGGCAACGGCGCGGCTGGATCTGCCAGGCGTGGCCGAGCCGTGCGCGCTGCTGGCTGCCGGCAGCCGCGCCTTGCTGCTGCCCAAACAGGCGCTGGCGGATGTGACCGTGGCGCTGGCGCGACGGGAGGTGCCCCTCCATGGCTGAGGGCATGCTCTGGCTGGTGAGTCTCGGTCCTGGCGATGCGGCCCATCTGACGCCGATGGCGCTCCAGGCGCTGCGCCAGGCCGAGCTGGTGATCGGCTACGCCGCCTACCTGACGGCGATCGAGCCGTTGTTGGCGCCCCATCAGCAACGGCAGCCTTTCGCCCTGGGCGAGGAGCTGATGCGCGCCGAGGTTGCGCTGCGTGCGGCGGCCGCGGGACGGCGCGTGGCGCTGGTGTCGAGTGGCGACATTGGCGTGTACGGCATGGCCGCGCCGCTGTTGCAATGCCTGGAGCGCTGGCCGAGGGCGCAGCGTCCGGCCATCGAGGTTGTGCCAGGCGTGTCGGCGGTGCTGGCGGCGGCCGCGCGCCTGGGCGCGCCGCTCGGCCACGACTGGTGCTGCATCAGCCTGAGCGACCTGCTAACGCCCTGGCCGCTGATCGAGCGCCGACTGCGCGCGGCCGCCGCCGCCGATTTTGTGATCGCGCTGTTCAATCCGCGCTCGCAGACGCGCACCCGGCACTTGGCAACGGCGCAGCGTATTCTGCTGGAGCAGCGTCCGCCCGCGACGCCGCTGGCGGTGGTGCGCGCGGTGACGCGGCCCGACGAGCAGATCGAGCGCACCACGCTCGCCGAACTGCAGCCCGAGCGCGTAGACATGCTCAGCCTGGTGCTGATCGGCAACAGTCAGAGTCGCTGGCTGGAGGGCTGGATGCTCACGCCGCGCGGCTACCGCGAGGAGGGGGGATGAGCGCGCGCCTGGTGCTGGCCGCGCCCGAAAGCGGCAGCGGCAAAACCACCTTCTGCGCCGGCCTGGTGGCCGCGCTGGTCCAGCGTGGTCTGCGCGTGCAACCCTTCAAGTGCGGGCCGGACTACATCGATCCCGGCTACCTGAGTCTGGCGGCGGGGCGTCCCTGCCGCAATGTGGATAGCTGGCTGCTTGGCGCGCAGACGACGCGCCAGGTGTTTGCCGCAGCCAGCGCCGACAGCGATCTGGCCCTGATCGAAGGGGTGATGGGCCTGTTCGATGGCTATGGCGCGCTGGACGAGGCCGGCAGCACGGCGCATGTGGCGCGCCTGTTGGACGCGCCGGTGGTGCTGGTGGTGGATGCGCGCGGCATGGCGCGCAGCATCGCGGCGCTGGTAGACGGTTTTCGCCGGTTCGACCCGCGCGTGCGCTTGGCGGGCGTGTTGCTCAACCGCGTCGGCAGCGCGCGGCACGCCGAGCTATGCGCCACCGCCATCCAGACCTACACCGGCCTGCCCTGCCTGGGCTACCTGCCGCGCGACGCGGCGCTGGCGCTTCCCGAGCGACACCTGGGCCTGATCCCCAGCGGCGAGCATGCCGCCGCCCGCGAGGTGATCGCCCGCGTTGCGGCCACCCTAGCCACCACCTGTGATCTGGAACGGCTAGTGGCGCTGGCGCAGGCCGCCCCGCCGCTGCCGGCGGAGCCGCCGGTGGTGCTGCCGCGTCTCCGGAGCGCGTGCCGTCCCCGCATCGCCGTGGCACAGGATGCGGCCTTTTCGTTCATCTATCCCGAAACCATCGAACTGTTAGAGGCCGCCGGCGCGGAGGTGGTGCCCTTCAGCCCCATGCGCGATCCGGGGTTGCCGCCGGACACAGCGGGCGTGATCCTCAGCGGCGGCTTTCCGGAGCTCTATGCCGCCGAGCTGAGTGCCAACAGCACCTTGCATGCCGCGCTACGCGCCGCGCATACCGCCGGTATGCCGATCTATGCCGAATGTGGCGGCCTGATGCTGCTGACCGAAGCGCTGGTCGATCAGGCGGGCCGGCGCTGGCCGATGGTTGGTCTCTTGCCGGGCACCAGCGCCATGACGCCGCGGTTGAGGCTGGGCTACCGCAGCGTGCGCGCGCTGCGCGACGGGCCGCTGCTGCCCGCCGGCGCCGTGGTGCGCGGCCATGAGTTCCACTATTCGCGCTGGGAGGCCCCCGTCGCGCTGCCGGCAGCCTACGCCGTGCTCGATCCCACCGGTCAGGCGGTGGCCGAGGAGGGCGCGCAGCAGCATGCGCTGATGGCCAGCTACGTCCATCTGCACTGGCTGACGCGACCGGAGATCGCCGCGCGCTTTGTGGCCTGGTGCGTGGCCTGGCAAGGAGCGGAACATGGCTAAGCTGGTGGTATTCACGGGCGGCACGCGCAGCGGTAAAAGTCGTTGCGCCGAACAGTACGCGGCGCGCCTGGCTGCCGAGGTGGTGTACCTGGCGACCGCCGAGGTTGGCGACGCCGAGATGGCCGAACGCGTGGAGCGTCACCGTCGGCGGCGACCGGCGACCTGGCGGGTGGTGGAGTGCACAGAGGCTGTGGGCGCGGCGCTGCGCGAGGTGCCGCCCGGCGCCGTGGTGTTGCTCGACAGCCTGACGCTGCTGGTGAGTCGCCTCCTGGAGCAGCCAGCTGCCGAGGAGCTGATCCGGCAGGAGCTGGACGCGCTGCTGACGGCGCAGCGCGAGCAGGTGCTGCACCTGATCGTGGTCAGTGATGAGGTGGGGTGGGGTGTGGTGCCGCCCACGCCGCTGGGGCGGCGCTTCCGCGATCTGCTGGGCCAGGCCAATCAACGTCTGGTGAGCGCTGCCGACGAAGCCTATCTGGTGGTGGCAGGCGTGCCGCTCGATCTGCGCGCGCTGCAGGCCGCCTGGAGTCGCGACGGGAGCCGACCATGATCGCGCATGGCGCGCTGGACCATGAGGAGCTGGCTGCGTTGGGCCTCGATCCGACGCGGGTGCTCGATTTCAGCAGCAACATCAATCCGTGCGGTCCGCCGGCGCGCGTGCGTCAGGCGTTGGCGGCCTATGATCCGGCGCCGTATCCCGACCGGCGCGCCTGGGCGTTGCGCGAACGGCTGGCGCAGCACCATGGCTGCCGCGCGGCCAACATCCTGATCGGCAACGGCGCCAGCGAGGTGATCCACCTGGTGGCGCGCCTGCTGTGTCCCGGCGATCGCACGCTGGTGATCGCGCCAACCTTCGGCGAGTACGCGCATGCTTCGCGGTTGGCGGGCGCGCGGGTGATCTCCGTCGTCTGCGATGAGGCGCGACAGTTCGCGCTCGATCTGTCCGCGTGTCTGGCGGCGATCCGTGCGGCGCGTCCACGGCTGGTGTGGTTGTGCGCGCCCAACAACCCAACCGGTACTCTGCTCGATGAGGAGACGCTGCAAAACCTGGCGCAGGCCAGCCGTCAACAGGGCGGACTGCTGGTGATCGATCGCGCCTATGCTGGCATCGAGCGCTCGGCTATGGACGAGGCGGTTGATCGCCTGCCGCCGGATGGTCTGATACGCCTGTATTCGCTGACCAAACGCTACGCCCTGGCCGGTCTGCGCCTGGGCTATCTGGTGGCCGAGGAAGCGATCTGCACCGCGCTGGCCGAGCTGCAACCGCCCTGGAGCGTCAACGGCGCGGCGCAGGTCGCCGGCCTAGCCGCGCTGGAGGCCGAAGCGGAGGTGACGGCCAGCCTTGCCCAGTGGTGGGCGCTCAGCGATCAGTTGCGCGCCGGGCTGGTGGAGCTGGGCTTGCGCGTGTTGCCCTCGGCCCTGCCGTTTATGTTGGTGCATGCCGGGAATGGCGCTGCCGTGCGCGCGGCCCTGCTGCAGCGCGGCTGCCTGGTGCGCGACTGCGCTTCGTTTGGCCTGCCGCACCTGGTGCGGGTCGCGCCGCGCCGCGCCACTGACAATGCCGTGTTGATCGAGCAATGGAGCGAACTATGCCGGCGCCCGTCGTGATGGTGCTGGGCACAGCCTCATCGGTCGGCAAAAGTACGCTGGTGACGGGCCTGTGCCGTCTGGCGGCGCGGCGCGGACTGCGCGTCGCGCCCTTCAAAGCCCAAAACATGAGCAACAACGCGGCGGTCACCGCCGACGGCGGCGAGATCGCGCGCAGCACCGCGGTGCAGGCCGAAGCTGCCGGCATCCAGCCGACGGTGCAGATGAATCCGATTCTGATCAAGCCCGAAGGCGGGACGCGCAGCCAGATCGTGGTCGAAGGGCGCGTCTGGCGCGCGCTGGAGGCGCTTGAATACTGGCAGCGCAAACAGGAGCTGTGGAGCATCGTGCAGCGCAACCTGGATGTCCTGCGCGCAGAGTATGACCTGGTGATCGCCGAGGGCGCCGGTAGTCCGGTGGAGCTCAACCTCAAGGCCGCCGACATCGTCAATCTGCGCGTGGCAAGCTATGCAGGCGCGCGCACGCTGCTAGTCGGCGATATCAACACCGGCGGGATCTTCGCCCAGTTGCTGGGCACGCTGCTGCTGATGGAGCCCGCCGAGCGTGCGCTGATCCAAGGGCTGGTCGTCAACCGCTTTCGTGGCGATCCCCGCCTGTTTGCCGACGGCATCACGATTCTGGAGCAACGCAGCGGGCTGCCGGTGCTGGGCGTGCTGCCCTGGGTCGATGATCTGGGACTGGCCGAGGAGGATGGCGTGGCGCTGGATCGGCCACCGCCACCGCTCCACAGCGGCGTGCCCATCGCCGTGGTGCGTCTGCCGCACATCGCCAACTTCGATGATCTTGATCCCCTGCGGCGCGAAGCGGGAGTGGCGGTGCACTTCATCGATCGTCCTGCCCAGTTGGCGGGCATGGCGGCGGTGATCCTGCCCGGCACCAAGCACACGCTGGCGGCCTGGCGCTGGCTGGTTGAACGGGGCTTCGACACAGCGCTGCGCCGCTTTTCCGGCAGCATTGTTGGCATCTGTGGCGGCTACCAGTTGCTGGGCCTGACAATCAGCGATCCGCAGGGCATCGAGGGGCAAGGTGGCGAGGTGCAGGGCCTGGGCCTGCTGCCGATCGAAACCGTGTTTCAAGCCCACAAGCGCACCGCACAGGTCGCCGGTCGCGCGCGGCTGCCCTGGGCGCACGACCTGCCGGTCGCGGGCTACGAAATACATATGGGCGTATCGCGGCGCAGAGCGGGCCGGCCCGCCATGCTACTCGGCGCGCCCGACGCGGCAGAGCCGATCGAAGACGGTTGTGTTAGTGCCGATGGCCGTGTGTGGGGCTGCTACCTGCATGGTCTCTTTGCCAACCATGAGCTGCGCCGCGCCTGGCTGCGCACGTTGGGCTGGCACGAGCCTGATTTCGCTCCTGCCGCGCCCGATCCGTACGAACGTCTGGCTGATCTGTTAGAGCAGCATCTCGACCACGCGCGCCTGACGGAGCTGCTCACGCCTTAGGGAGGGACTATGGCGCTGTTCGCGCTGCTGTCGGGCCGGGCCGCGGCGCTGGTGGTCGTGCTGGCCGCCAGCCTGCTGCTCGGGCTGCGTCACGCCAGCGATCCGGATCATGTCGCCGCGATCGCCGGGCTGGTGGCGCACGAGCCGTCACGACGGGCTGCCTGGCGTGCCGGCTGGCTGGGATGGTGTTGGGGCTTGGGCCATGCCGGCGCGCTGCTGGCGGTGGGCCTGCCGTTGATCTGGATCGAGGGACAGTTGCCATTCGCGCTGCAGCACCTGGTCGAGCTGGCGATTGCCGCGGTTACCATCGGCCTGGCGCTACGCCTGCTCTGGCGTCGTGGCGAAGCTGCCGAGCGGCACGCTCCGCTCGCGCCGGCGCCCCGTTCGGGCGGCAGTGCCCTGGCGATCGGCCTGTTGCACGGATTGGGTGGCAGCGGCAGTCTGACGCTCCTGACGCTGGCCCACCTGCCAGGGCGTAGCTTCGCCGTGCCGGCACTGCTTGCGTTTGCATTGGGCTCCGCCCTATCGATGGCGCTGCTCTCAGCCGGGCTGGGCTGGCTGCTGCACGCGCTCGACTGGCTGCGCGCGTGGCGCGTGGTGCGGCCGGCGCTCGGGTGGGCGCTGCTGCTGTTTGGTGTATGGTACGGCTGGCATGCGCTCGCCTGAGGCGCGCCGCGTGGGCGTGCCCTTGACAGGTAGCAACAGCGTGGTACACTACCATCCGTCGTTGATGGCAGACGCCATAAGCGGCCCCGGGTTGCCGGGTAGGGTGCGAGGGACAAAAAAGCCTCTTGACACCCTGGCGCATTCGTGATATACTATCGTGTGCCGCGAGGGACGCGGCAGGTCTCGCCCGGGAGCGGGCAGACCGCGACAACCAGGCACCCATCGAGTGGCGCGGTTTCGCTCCCTCGATTTTTTGTCGCCTGGGGTCGCGTGCGCACCTGACCAACTGACGTGTGATGCGTGGCCGAAGCCTGTCTGAAGCGCACCGCGCTTCACGATCTGGATGACGAGTTTGATCCTGGCTCAGGATCAACGCTGGCGGCGTGCCTAATGCATGCAAGTCGAGCGGCCGAGCTTCGGCTCGGCAGCGGCGAACGGCTGAGGAACACGTGCGTAACCTGCCCCGCGGTGGGGGATACCGGGTGGAAACACCCGCTAAGACCGCATACGCACGTCCGGGGTGCCGGACGCGGAAAGCCGAGAGGCGCCGTGGGAGGGGCGCGCGGCCCATCAGGTCGTTGGTAGGGTAATGGCCTACCAAGCCGATGACGGGTTGCTGGTCTGAGAGGACGGCCAGCCAGACTGGGACTGAGACACGGCCCAGACACCTACGGGTGGCAGCAGCAAGGAATCTTCGGCAATGGGCGCAAGCCTGACCGAGCAACGCCGCGTGGAGGACGACGGCCTTCGGGTTGTAAACTCCTTTTCGTGGGGACGAGAGGGACGGTACCCACGGAAGAAGCCCCGGCTAACTCTGTGCCAGCAGCCGCGGTAAGACAGAGGGGGCAAGCGTTGTCCGGATTTACTGGGCGTACAGCGCGCGCAGGCGGCGCGCCAGGCACCCGGTGACAGTCTCCCGCTCAATGGGAGGAGGTCTGGGTGGACCGGCGCGCTGGAGGCCGTGAGAGGGTGATGGAACGCCCGGTGGAGCGGTGAAATGCGTAGAGATCGGGCAGAACACCAGTGGGGAAGCCGGTCACCTGGCACGGACCTGACGCTGAGGCGCGACAGCGTGGGGAGCAAACGGGATTAGATACCCCGGTAGTCCACGCCGTAAACGATGTGGAGCAGGTGTGGGGGCGTGATTGCGCGCCTCCGTGCCGCAGCTTACGCGTTGACTCCACCGCCTGGGAACTACGGCCGCAAGGCTAAAACTCAAAGGAATTGACGGGGGCCCGCACAAGCAGCGGAGCGTGTGGTTTAATTCGACGCAACACGAAGCACCTCACCCAGGCTTGACATGCCGCTGCAGGGCGTGGAAACACGCCGGCCTCTGAGGGGGCGGCACCGGTGCTGCATGGCTGTCGTCAGCTCGTGTCGTGAGATGTTGGGTTAAGTCCCGCAACGAGCGCAACCCCTGCCCGGTGTTACGCGTGTCACCGGGGACTGCCGGCCGGTTCGGCTGGAGGAAGGCGGGGATGACGTCAAGTCAGCATGGCCCTGACGCCTGGGGCGACACACACGCTACAATGCGCCGTGGAATGCGTTGCGACCTGGCAACAGGCAGCGAATCGCCAAGGCGGCGCGTAGTGCGGATTGGGGGCTGCAACTCGCCCCCATGAAGGCGGAGTTGCTAGTAACCGCGTATCAGCATGGCGCGGTGAATACGTACCCGGGCCTTGTACACACCGCCCGTCACGTCATGGGAGTCGGGAACACCTGAAGTCCGTGGGCCAACCGGCGCGAGCCGGAGGCAGCGGCCGAGGGTGGGCCTGGCGACTGGGACGAAGTCGTAACAAGGTAGCCGTACCGGAAGGTGCGGCTGGATCACCTCCTTTCTAGGGAGCGCAAGCTTCCACGCAATCCTCAGCGTCCCAGTGGGGCGCTGAGCCGAGCGCGGCAGGCGGCGCGTCACGCATCACACGTCAGCGGGCCAGGGGCTCGCTGGTGGTATGGGCGTGTAGCTCAGCTGGTTAGAGCGCCATCCTGATAAGATGGAGGTCCCAGGTTCGAGTCCCGGCACGCCCACCACCCACAAAGCGACGCAACGCGTCGCTTTGTGTTGGGGCGGTAGCTCAGTTGGGAGAGCATCTGCTTTGCAAGCAGGGGGTCCGGGGTTCGAGTCCCCGTCGCTCCACCATCGCACATTACCAATCAGGTTGGATTGATACAGCAGTAAATGTGGGTTACTGTTGCTTCGTACAAACGGAGTGACAGTCGGATGTCGAGGGACTTCTGACCAGGCAAGACAGGATGCGCGGTCGGGGGATGCCTCGGCACGTGGTGCCGAAGAAGGACGCGGGCCAGCAGCGAAAGGGCAGGGGAGGCGCAACCAGCCGATGAGCCTGCCGTCTCCGAATGGGGCAACCCGCCGGTCGCAGGACCGGCACACCCGGACGGTCGTTCGGGTGGGGGAACCCGGCGAACTGAAACATCTTAGTAGCCGGAGGAAGCGGAACACCGCCCGGAGTAGTGGCGAGCGAAACGGGCCGCCGCCCAAACTGCTGGCGTGCCAAGGGGGCAGCCGTTGCGCCAGCGGGGTTGTGAGACTGCGCGAGGCGCCTGCCTGCGCCTCAGCCGTGCGCGCGCGCGACCAGAAGCGTCTGGGATGACGCGCCAGAGAGGGTGAGAGCCCCGTATGGGCAGCCCGCGCGCGCGGTGCGCAGCATCTCGAGTACCACGGGACACGAGCAATCCCGTGGGAAGCTGGGGGGACCACCCTCCAAGGCAACCTACACCACGTGACCGATAGCGCACAGTACCGTGAGGGAACGGTGAAAAGCACCCCGGCGAGGGGAGTGAAAGAGAGCCTGAAACCGACCGCGTCCAGGCAGTCAGAGCCGCAGGCGGGGCGCATGCCGCGCGCGGTGATGGCGTGCCTTTTGGAGTATGACCCGACGAGTGGCTGGACGTCGCCGCCTAAGCCAGCGACAGGCGGAGGCCGAGCGAACGCGAGTGTGACAAGCGCGCGATGGTGGCGGTCAGCCGACCCGAAACCGTGTGAGCTACCCATGGCCAGGCTGCAGCGCCCGTAACAGGGCGTGAAGGGCCGCACCGGTGTCTGTTGCAAAAGGCTCGGAGGAGCTGTGGGTAGGGGTGAAATGCCAAACGAACACGGAGATAGCTGGTTCTCCCCGAAATGCATTGAGGTGCAGCCGGCCACTGACGGATGGCGGGGGTAGAGCACTGTTGCGACGCGGGGGCTTCACCGCCTACCAACTCGCGGCAAACTGCGAATACCGCCACCCGCGTGGACCGCGTGAGACGGCGCGTGCCAACATGCGCTGTCGAGAGGGCAACAACCCAGACCCGCCGCTAAGGTCCCCAAGTGGGCGCTCAGTCGCAAAGGAAGTGGCGCTGCTCAGACAACCAGGAGGTTGGCTTAGAAGCAGCCATCCTTGAAAGAGTGCGTAATAGCTCACTGGTCGAGGAGCGCCGCGCCGACAATGGACGGGGATAAGCGCCCCACCGAAGCGCGGGACCGGCCCGCACGGGCCGGTGGTAGGGGAGCGTCGTGCGCTGGGCGAAGGTCGAGCGCAAGCCCGGCTGGACGGCGCACGAGTGCGAATGTCGGGATGAGTAACGCAGGTGGGGTGCGAACCCCCACCGCCGGAAGCCCAAGGGTTCCGCTGCACGGGCACTCCGCAGCGGGTGAGTCGGGCCTAAGCCGAGGCCGCAAGGCGTAGGCGATGGACAGCTGGTGGAGATTCCAGCACCGGTTGGGCGCGCTGAAGCGCCGCGATCCTGGGCGGCAGGGTGCGCGACCAGACGAGGGTCGTTCAAGCTGGTAGGCCGCAAGGCCGAGAAGCGAGCACGAGCGGGCGCCGTGCGGCGCGCCGCAAGGCACCCGGGCCTGAACAGGCACGAAAGGCGTGGCGGGGAGCGGCCAACCGCCCGTACCGCAAACCGACACAGGTGGGCTGGCTGAGGAAGCCAAGGCGGACGAGCGAACCCTGGTCAAGGAACTCGGCAAAATGATCCCGTACCTTCGGAAGAAGGGATGCTCGCTGGCGTGAGGCCCCTGGCGGGCGGAGCGCGGGCGAGCCGCAGAGCCCAGGCCCATGCGACTGGTTACCAAAACCTTAGGTCCCTGCTAAGCCGGAAGGCGACGTATAGGGGCTGATGCCTGCCCAGTGCCGGAAGGTTAAGGGGAGGCGTGCAAGCGCTGAACCGAAGCCCCGGTAAACGGCGGCCGTAACTATAACGGTCCTAAGGTAGCGAAATTCCTTGTCGGGTAAGTTCCGACCCGCACGAAAGGCATAACGACATGGGCACTGTCTCGACCGGGGGCTCGGTGAAATTGAAGTGGCGGTGAAGATGCCGCCGACCCACACCAGGACAAAAAGACCCCGTGGAGCTTTACTCTAGCTTGCCACTGTGGATGCGACGCGGCTGCGTAGGATAGGTGGGAGCCTGCGAAGCCGCCCTTGCGGGGGCGGTGGAGGCGCCGGTGAAATACCACTCTGCCGCGTGGCGTCCACTCACCGGTTGGGACGACAACCGGGACCGTGGCTGGTGGGGAGTTTGACTGGGGCGGTCGCCTCCCAAAAGGTAACGGAGGCGCCCAACGGTTCCCTCAGGGTGGATGGCAATCACCCGTGGCGTGCAAGGGCACAAGGGAGCTTGACTGCAAGGGAGACCACCCGCGCAGGGACGAAAGTCGGGCCTAGTGATCCTACGGTACCGCGTGGAAGGGCCGTAGCGTACCGGATAAAAGCTACCCCGGGGATAACAGGCTGATCCTGCCCAAGAGTTCAGATCGACGGCAGGGTTTGGCACCTCGATGTCGGCTCGTCGCATCCTGGGGCTGGAGCCGGTCCCAAGGGTTGGGCTGTTCGCCCATGAAAGCGGCACGCGAGCTGGGTTCAGAACGTCGTGAGACAGTTCGGTCTCTATCCGGTGTGGGCGCGTAGGTGCGTGCGTGGGGCTGCCCCTAGTACGAGAGGACCGGGGTGGACGACCCGCTGGTGGAGCAGTTGTCGGGCGACCGGCAGGCTGCGTAGCTACGGTCGGAAGGGCGAAGCGCTGAATGCATCTAAGTGCGAACCCCGCCACAAGACGACGCACCTCACCGTCAAGGACGGGTAAGGGCCCGGCGAGATGAGCCGGCAGACCGACGCGCGGTGGAGGCCGGGTGACCGGTAGAGCCGACGCGCACGGACGCCCGAGCGGCTTGCCTGGTCAGGAGTCTGCCGATATCTGTTGCTCACAAGCGCTTGTATCAATGCTCAGACCTGATTGGTCACTGTTGCGATGGGGACCATTCGGGTGTGCGAGGAGCGCGTCGGACCCACCCCGATCCATCCCGAACCGGGTCGTGAAACGGCGCAGCGCCGCGGGTACTGGAGCGCGAGCTCTGGGAGACAAGGCCCGTGCACCCGTTCTACTCAACAGCCGAACAAAACGTTCGGCTGTTTTTTTATGCCCCGCAGCGCTGCCCCTGCTCCAGAAACGCTAGAATGGAGCGGTTGATCAGCGCGGGAAACTCTTCGTGGATCCAGTGGCTCGCCGCGGGCAAGACCAACCGTTGCAGGTGGGGAACGTAGCGCTCCAGGTCCTTGTTCAATTCCTGATCCAGCGCCACATCGCGCTGTCCCCAGATCAGGAGCGTGGGCTGGCGTATGACCGGATCAAGGTTGAGCCAGAAGCGTAGCCCATAGCGCGCTGCCGCCCGATAGTAGTTGAGCGCTGCCGTACGCGCCCCTGGTTGTCCCAGGGCGTGGCGGTAGGCCGCCATCACCTCTGGCGAAAAGGCCTCTGGCACAGTGCTGGTGCCACGGATCATCCGCTCCAAGAGACGACCATCTCCCACCCGCAGCACCACCTCGGGCAGGTAGGGGAGTTGAAAAAAGAAGGCGTAGCTACTACGCAACCGCTGACGCGCATTGGTGAGCAGCTGCTGGATGAAGATGCGCGGATGGGGCGCGTTGATGATCACTAGCCGCGCGACATGCTCGGGGTGGGCTAATGCCAGACTCCAGGCGATGACGCCACCCCAGTCGTGCCCGATGATAGTGGCTTGTTCCGCGCCATGTACCTCGATCAGCTGGCGCACATCCTCGATCAGCGTGGTGATGGCATAGGCCTGCCGACCTGCGGGCTTGTCACTCAGGTTGTAGCCGCGCAGATCGGGTGCGACGACGCGCCAGTGCCGCGCCAGCGCGGGGATCTGGTGGCGCCATGATACCCAGCATTCGGGAAAGCCGTGCAGCAACATGACCAGGGGGCCCTGGCCTGCGCTCACACAGTGCAGACGGATGCCGTTCACCACGGGCCAGCTATGATGTAGCGCTTGTGCCTGCGTCATGCATCGTGCTGCCGTTGCTGCTCATGCTCTGCCGATAGGGTGCTGAGCTGTCGCGCCAGATCCTCCAGACGACGGAGCGCCTGCTGGTCGATACGATAACAGGTGGCCGCACCCTCCTGCTCGGCTACCAAGACGCGCGCGCGTCGCAGGATGGCCAGATGTTGTGAGATCGTGGCCTGCGCACGATCGAGGCGCAATACCAGGTCGTTGCAGATGCAGCCGGGATGTTGCGCGATATAGCGCGTGATCGCCAGTCGGAGCGGGTTGCCCAGTGCATGACAGATCGCGGCCAGCTCGGCATCATCGGGGTTGGGTGCGAGGAGACGCATAGCTGTACTCCCGCAAGGCGGTACCCCGCGCCGTTTCCGACGCGGGGGCTGTATCGATCCATAGCCATGCCATACCGAAGCGCCGCTGCGAGCGAGCATCGCGTCCTAACGTCGCTCGCCCGAGCGCGCTCCGCCCGTTGCGCGCCGTGGTCGGGCCAGGCTGGGCGCGATGGGACGACCGCGAATTGTGGTGCGTTTCAGGGCGCGCACGACGCGCTCGGCCAGGTTGCTCGGTACCTCCACAAACGAAAAATGCTCAAACAACTCAATCGCGCCGACCGCGCGGCCGGGAATGTTGGCCTCGTTGGCGATCGCGCCGACGATATCGGCGGGACGCACACCATCGTTGCGGCCCACATCCAGATACAGGCGCGTCATGCCGCGTTCGGGGCCGAAGCTCTGCTCGCGTCGCCGCCGTGGCCGGCGACCGCCCTCCTCTTCGGTGGTATCGGGCTCCTGCTCGGCCAGCAGAT encodes:
- the cobJ gene encoding precorrin-3B C(17)-methyltransferase, whose protein sequence is MAEGMLWLVSLGPGDAAHLTPMALQALRQAELVIGYAAYLTAIEPLLAPHQQRQPFALGEELMRAEVALRAAAAGRRVALVSSGDIGVYGMAAPLLQCLERWPRAQRPAIEVVPGVSAVLAAAARLGAPLGHDWCCISLSDLLTPWPLIERRLRAAAAADFVIALFNPRSQTRTRHLATAQRILLEQRPPATPLAVVRAVTRPDEQIERTTLAELQPERVDMLSLVLIGNSQSRWLEGWMLTPRGYREEGG
- a CDS encoding cobyrinate a,c-diamide synthase, giving the protein MSARLVLAAPESGSGKTTFCAGLVAALVQRGLRVQPFKCGPDYIDPGYLSLAAGRPCRNVDSWLLGAQTTRQVFAAASADSDLALIEGVMGLFDGYGALDEAGSTAHVARLLDAPVVLVVDARGMARSIAALVDGFRRFDPRVRLAGVLLNRVGSARHAELCATAIQTYTGLPCLGYLPRDAALALPERHLGLIPSGEHAAAREVIARVAATLATTCDLERLVALAQAAPPLPAEPPVVLPRLRSACRPRIAVAQDAAFSFIYPETIELLEAAGAEVVPFSPMRDPGLPPDTAGVILSGGFPELYAAELSANSTLHAALRAAHTAGMPIYAECGGLMLLTEALVDQAGRRWPMVGLLPGTSAMTPRLRLGYRSVRALRDGPLLPAGAVVRGHEFHYSRWEAPVALPAAYAVLDPTGQAVAEEGAQQHALMASYVHLHWLTRPEIAARFVAWCVAWQGAEHG
- the cobU gene encoding bifunctional adenosylcobinamide kinase/adenosylcobinamide-phosphate guanylyltransferase, producing MAKLVVFTGGTRSGKSRCAEQYAARLAAEVVYLATAEVGDAEMAERVERHRRRRPATWRVVECTEAVGAALREVPPGAVVLLDSLTLLVSRLLEQPAAEELIRQELDALLTAQREQVLHLIVVSDEVGWGVVPPTPLGRRFRDLLGQANQRLVSAADEAYLVVAGVPLDLRALQAAWSRDGSRP
- a CDS encoding pyridoxal phosphate-dependent aminotransferase, producing MIAHGALDHEELAALGLDPTRVLDFSSNINPCGPPARVRQALAAYDPAPYPDRRAWALRERLAQHHGCRAANILIGNGASEVIHLVARLLCPGDRTLVIAPTFGEYAHASRLAGARVISVVCDEARQFALDLSACLAAIRAARPRLVWLCAPNNPTGTLLDEETLQNLAQASRQQGGLLVIDRAYAGIERSAMDEAVDRLPPDGLIRLYSLTKRYALAGLRLGYLVAEEAICTALAELQPPWSVNGAAQVAGLAALEAEAEVTASLAQWWALSDQLRAGLVELGLRVLPSALPFMLVHAGNGAAVRAALLQRGCLVRDCASFGLPHLVRVAPRRATDNAVLIEQWSELCRRPS
- a CDS encoding cobyric acid synthase, whose amino-acid sequence is MPAPVVMVLGTASSVGKSTLVTGLCRLAARRGLRVAPFKAQNMSNNAAVTADGGEIARSTAVQAEAAGIQPTVQMNPILIKPEGGTRSQIVVEGRVWRALEALEYWQRKQELWSIVQRNLDVLRAEYDLVIAEGAGSPVELNLKAADIVNLRVASYAGARTLLVGDINTGGIFAQLLGTLLLMEPAERALIQGLVVNRFRGDPRLFADGITILEQRSGLPVLGVLPWVDDLGLAEEDGVALDRPPPPLHSGVPIAVVRLPHIANFDDLDPLRREAGVAVHFIDRPAQLAGMAAVILPGTKHTLAAWRWLVERGFDTALRRFSGSIVGICGGYQLLGLTISDPQGIEGQGGEVQGLGLLPIETVFQAHKRTAQVAGRARLPWAHDLPVAGYEIHMGVSRRRAGRPAMLLGAPDAAEPIEDGCVSADGRVWGCYLHGLFANHELRRAWLRTLGWHEPDFAPAAPDPYERLADLLEQHLDHARLTELLTP
- a CDS encoding HupE/UreJ family protein, with translation MALFALLSGRAAALVVVLAASLLLGLRHASDPDHVAAIAGLVAHEPSRRAAWRAGWLGWCWGLGHAGALLAVGLPLIWIEGQLPFALQHLVELAIAAVTIGLALRLLWRRGEAAERHAPLAPAPRSGGSALAIGLLHGLGGSGSLTLLTLAHLPGRSFAVPALLAFALGSALSMALLSAGLGWLLHALDWLRAWRVVRPALGWALLLFGVWYGWHALA